The Triticum aestivum cultivar Chinese Spring chromosome 7B, IWGSC CS RefSeq v2.1, whole genome shotgun sequence genome window below encodes:
- the LOC123161874 gene encoding F-box/kelch-repeat protein At3g23880-like produces MPTSLPNDVISEILSWLPVKSACRFRCVSRGWRTLLSDPAFMAAHQARNDPHLLLVSNSFHGLAGEGLSDLRLVDMDGRILRVVQAAGDLWTIFSGPDGPVCATRHYEVLNLIDLTTGIVLRTSTELDYGDYTFGIGYAARSGMYKVVRITNSSTHGQQQTCTVLTLLEGAEARIWRKVQSPPTTADGRCHQNCVATIDDDVYFLYGSANEVLCFDLESEEWKGTIKGPARSGGELPQKFRMVELDGALCIVHLVGRQTSRRHTTIWLMSNFAGGTWVKMYMIPMPPSMDFVRPLRMMRRDGKLLFYCFHYGTGTPSLQLYDPFNGTCTHLAKHPRNLLGDVGVWGLHLKCFVSGKISPVGTPDESLISFIKDLFDKPKPHESLISFIKDFFD; encoded by the coding sequence ATGCCGACGTCTCTACCAAACGACGTCATCTCCGAGATACTCTCCTGGTTGCCGGTGAAGTCGGCATGCCGATTCCGATGCGTGTCCAGGGGGTGGCGCACGCTCCTATCCGACCCCGCGTTCATGGCAGCGCACCAAGCCCGCAACGATCCGCATCTCCTCCTCGTCTCCAACTCTTTCCATGGTCTAGCCGGCGAAGGACTCAGCGACCTGCGGCTGGTGGACATGGACGGCCGCATCCTGAGGGTGGTCCAGGCCGCAGGTGACCTATGGACCATCTTCTCTGGCCCCGACGGCCCTGTGTGTGCCACCCGCCATTATGAAGTCCTCAACCTGATCGATCTGACGACAGGTATTGTGCTGAGGACTTCCACGGAGCTGGACTATGGAGACTATACCTTTGGCATCGGCTATGCCGCTCGGTCAGGCATGTACAAGGTGGTCCGTATCACGAATAGTAGTACACATGGTCAGCAGCAAACTTGCACGGTTCTCACATTATTAGAAGGCGCTGAAGCCAGAATATGGAGGAAGGTCCAATCACCCCCAACTACAGCCGACGGCCGTTGTCACCAGAATTGTGTGGCGACGATAGATGATGACGTCTACTTCCTTTATGGCTCGGCGAACGAGGTACTCTGCTTTGACCTTGAGAGCGAGGAGTGGAAGGGGACAATCAAAGGCCCAGCTAGATCAGGTGGTGAGTTACCACAGAAGTTTCGTATGGTTGAGCTCGATGGCGCCCTTTGCATTGTTCACTTGGTGGGGCGCCAGACTAGCCGTCGTCACACAACTATATGGCTCATGTCTAATTTCGCTGGGGGCACCTGGGTCAAGATGTACATGATCCCGATGCCTCCGTCCATGGATTTCGTGAGGCCTTTGAGGATGATGCGTCGTGATGGGAAGCTATTGTTCTATTGCTTCCATTATGGTACGGGAACTCCATCGCTACAACTCTATGATCCGTTCAATGGGACATGCACACACTTGGCGAAGCATCCACGTAACCTCTTGGGTGATGTTGGTGTTTGGGGCTTGCACTTGAAGTGCTTTGTCTCAGGCAAGATCTCGCCGGTGGGTACACCAGATGAATCCTTGATCTCTTTTATAAAGGATCTTTTTGACAAGCCAAAACCACATGAATCCTTGATCTCTTTTATAAAGGATTTTTTTGACTAG